Proteins encoded within one genomic window of Microbacterium soli:
- a CDS encoding alpha/beta hydrolase — translation MTSTTTVLIPETIDSVDRPDGDPDAVEALATSLLKCAVRLTEFSEEAGLIALARGYWRGKAADAYGEHATRFANAHRPMGETLKRVARGVDVFADQLRTLRSEHTTITSDITSYHRTRTDLVVEVSQAGEATDAQIAAFRERARTLSTRRAGIVLDIEDLRTRTSENEQFLRRLFTGADTVAEAQGANGGISPLAITAIRRMPSESAGPEAMNRWWNGLSEAEQDALIAAYPERIGNTDGLPASARDAANRLRLDADLAELEMKEHDGTLALEDHDRLVNARAARTALKYSDDYVVPGTNDHPGSQLWLYDPEAFGGDGRVAIAVGDLDTADDVSVQIPGIRTEMDDAPSGVRDATLLYESARHSGDGSSVATMFWLGYDAPTDWYDPATLTEGRAADGGERLADAVDGLRASRADHPAHMTAIGHSYGSTTTSYAATDHDLAVDDIALIGSPGTGPADHASDFSVGADHVYDGRNSRDLVAALGEQGWLRKSQLFGLGLGVDPSSEDFGAHRFEAESVDRADHIRNTDDHTRYYERDSESLYNLGRIVDGHGDDVVGADQSYDPWWGPPQDPEIDRTPTADVPGRSDTGLGNEP, via the coding sequence ATGACGAGCACGACGACGGTCCTCATCCCCGAGACCATCGACTCCGTGGACCGTCCCGACGGCGATCCCGACGCCGTCGAGGCCCTGGCCACGTCGCTGCTGAAGTGCGCCGTGCGTCTCACGGAGTTCTCCGAGGAGGCGGGGCTGATCGCCCTCGCGCGAGGGTACTGGCGGGGGAAGGCCGCGGATGCCTATGGCGAGCACGCCACGCGCTTCGCGAACGCCCACCGGCCGATGGGCGAGACCCTCAAGCGGGTCGCCCGCGGCGTCGACGTGTTCGCCGATCAGCTGCGCACCCTGCGCAGCGAGCACACCACGATCACCAGCGACATCACCTCCTATCACCGCACGCGCACCGACCTCGTCGTCGAGGTGAGCCAGGCCGGCGAGGCCACGGACGCCCAGATCGCCGCGTTCCGGGAACGCGCTCGCACCCTCTCCACGCGACGCGCCGGCATCGTCCTCGACATCGAGGATCTGCGCACCCGCACGTCGGAGAACGAGCAGTTCCTGCGTCGGCTCTTCACCGGTGCGGACACGGTCGCCGAGGCGCAGGGAGCCAACGGCGGCATCAGCCCGTTGGCGATCACGGCGATCCGGCGCATGCCCTCCGAGTCCGCCGGTCCGGAGGCGATGAACAGGTGGTGGAACGGTCTGAGCGAGGCCGAGCAGGATGCTCTCATCGCCGCCTACCCCGAGCGGATCGGCAACACCGACGGCCTGCCCGCATCAGCCCGCGACGCCGCCAACCGTCTGCGTCTGGACGCCGACCTCGCCGAGCTGGAGATGAAGGAGCACGACGGCACGCTCGCCCTGGAGGACCACGACAGACTGGTCAACGCCCGCGCGGCGCGCACGGCGCTGAAGTACTCCGACGACTACGTGGTGCCGGGCACGAACGATCACCCGGGCAGTCAGCTCTGGCTCTACGACCCGGAGGCGTTCGGCGGCGACGGACGCGTCGCGATCGCCGTCGGCGATCTCGACACCGCCGATGACGTGTCCGTCCAGATCCCCGGTATCCGCACGGAGATGGACGACGCCCCCAGCGGCGTGAGGGACGCGACCCTGCTGTATGAGAGCGCGCGGCACAGCGGCGACGGGTCGAGCGTCGCGACGATGTTCTGGCTGGGCTATGACGCGCCGACGGACTGGTACGACCCGGCCACCCTCACCGAGGGGCGGGCGGCCGACGGCGGCGAGCGCCTCGCGGACGCCGTCGACGGTCTGCGCGCGTCTCGCGCCGACCATCCCGCCCATATGACGGCGATCGGGCACAGCTACGGTTCGACCACGACGTCCTACGCCGCGACGGACCACGACCTGGCCGTCGACGACATCGCCCTGATCGGCAGCCCCGGCACCGGGCCCGCAGATCACGCATCCGACTTCAGCGTCGGAGCGGACCACGTCTACGACGGACGGAACAGCCGGGATCTCGTCGCGGCCCTCGGCGAGCAGGGCTGGCTCCGCAAGAGCCAGCTGTTCGGGCTCGGGCTGGGCGTGGATCCGTCTTCGGAGGACTTCGGCGCGCACCGGTTCGAAGCCGAATCCGTCGATCGCGCAGACCACATCCGCAACACCGACGATCACACCCGCTACTACGAGCGTGACAGCGAGTCCCTGTACAACCTCGGCCGGATCGTGGACGGCCACGGTGACGACGTCGTCGGCGCCGACCAGTCCTACGACCCGTGGTGGGGCCCTCCCCAGGACCCGGAGATCGATCGCACGCCCACCGCCGACGTGCCGGGCCGATCCGACACGGGCCTCGGGAACGAGCCCTGA
- a CDS encoding class I SAM-dependent methyltransferase has protein sequence MSDERATSFGAQADTYEAARPDYPFEAVAWMLAALPHDSRRIADVGAGTGKLTRVLIAASDAEVVAVDPDAAMLAKLHTTVPGVATFPGTAESLPFSDAELDAAVMGQAWHWADPATASAEMGRVIRPGGTLGLIWNTRDNRVEWVRRLTEIMHASAAEEMLDAGGPTVAEPFAAPESHRWEWVRPMTRAQLHSMADSRSHLITASEQARASIHADMDGLFDELGVHGDETIGLPYVTAAFRVQRPGGR, from the coding sequence GTGAGTGATGAGCGAGCGACCTCCTTCGGCGCGCAGGCCGACACGTACGAAGCCGCGCGGCCGGACTATCCCTTCGAGGCCGTCGCGTGGATGCTGGCGGCGCTGCCGCACGATTCGCGGCGCATCGCCGACGTCGGAGCGGGGACCGGAAAGCTGACGCGCGTTCTCATCGCCGCGTCGGATGCCGAGGTCGTGGCCGTCGACCCGGATGCCGCGATGCTCGCCAAGCTGCACACGACCGTGCCGGGTGTGGCGACCTTTCCCGGCACGGCGGAATCGCTGCCGTTCTCGGATGCCGAGCTGGACGCCGCGGTGATGGGTCAGGCCTGGCACTGGGCGGACCCGGCGACGGCATCCGCGGAGATGGGGCGGGTGATCCGTCCCGGAGGCACTCTCGGCCTCATCTGGAACACGCGCGACAACCGCGTGGAGTGGGTGCGCCGCCTCACCGAGATCATGCACGCCAGCGCCGCGGAGGAGATGCTCGACGCCGGCGGCCCGACGGTGGCCGAGCCCTTCGCGGCCCCCGAGTCGCACAGGTGGGAGTGGGTCCGCCCGATGACGCGCGCACAGCTGCACAGCATGGCGGACTCCCGCAGCCATCTGATCACCGCATCCGAACAGGCGCGGGCGAGCATCCATGCGGACATGGACGGCCTGTTCGACGAGCTGGGCGTGCACGGTGATGAGACCATCGGCCTTCCCTACGTGACCGCCGCCTTCCGAGTGCAGCGCCCAGGCGGGAGGTGA
- a CDS encoding 3'-5' exonuclease — translation MPLDFTAIDFETANSSPASACSVGLVRVRDGRVIAQTGWLIRPPAGHDDFNEWNTKIHGLRAQDVADADSWTQQIGRLCAFAGKDVLVAHNAGFDMNVLRRACEATGLDAPPYRSLCSLAVARKTYDLDSYKLPRAAEVAGFGAFPHHDALADARACAQIIIDAARRAGASDVDALGSALGIRLTGPQASRPARAVA, via the coding sequence GTGCCTCTGGACTTCACCGCGATCGACTTCGAGACGGCGAACTCCAGCCCCGCCTCCGCCTGCTCCGTCGGACTCGTCCGCGTGCGCGACGGGCGGGTCATCGCGCAGACCGGCTGGCTGATCCGGCCACCCGCCGGTCACGACGACTTCAACGAGTGGAACACGAAGATCCACGGGCTCCGTGCGCAGGATGTCGCGGACGCGGACTCCTGGACGCAGCAGATCGGGCGCCTGTGCGCGTTCGCCGGGAAGGACGTACTGGTCGCCCACAACGCCGGCTTCGACATGAACGTGCTGCGCCGGGCCTGCGAGGCGACCGGTCTCGACGCTCCCCCGTACCGCTCGCTGTGCTCGCTGGCCGTGGCCCGCAAGACCTATGATCTGGACTCCTACAAGCTGCCCAGAGCCGCGGAGGTCGCCGGGTTCGGTGCGTTCCCCCACCACGACGCGCTGGCGGATGCCCGGGCCTGCGCGCAGATCATCATCGACGCCGCCCGACGCGCGGGGGCGTCGGATGTGGATGCGTTGGGCTCTGCTCTCGGCATCCGTCTGACGGGGCCGCAGGCTTCGCGTCCGGCGCGCGCCGTGGCCTGA